In Streptomyces sp. ML-6, the genomic stretch TGCCGGGCGAGCTGCTGCGGCTGCGCGCGGAGATGCGGCTGCCGGGTCCGGCCTGGCTGGACCTCTCGGTGGGCCGGGACGACCGGGGGCGGACGGTGTACCGGCAGCGGGCCCTGTTCCATCCGCGCGGGCTGCTGGGCCACGCCTACTGGTGGAGCGTGTGGCCGTTCCACGCGGTGGTGTTCGGCGGCATGGCCCGCAACATCACCGCGGCGGCCCGGAGCGTCCCGCGCGACACTCCGCCCGGTCCTCCGGCCGGCCACCGGGCGCACGAAGACATCTGACGGTACGCCAGCTATGGTGTGCGCGGTCCGTCCGCCGCCGATCGCACGGGAGGTGCGTTCCGTGTCACGCCGACTCCGTTCCGTGGGGCTCGACTTCATCGATTCCGCCCCGCTGCGGCTGGTCTTCGCCGCGGAGGTGTCCGCCCCGGCCGACGCCGTCTACCGCGCGCTCGCCGAGGACGTGCCGGGCTGGCCCGCCTGGTTCACGGCGGTGACGGCGGCCCGGCCGACCGAGGGCGGCGCGGGCCGCGAGATCCGGCTCAAGGGGGGCGGGGCGCTCCGCGAGACGATCGTGGCGGCGGAGCCCGGCGAGCGGT encodes the following:
- a CDS encoding SRPBCC family protein produces the protein MSRRLRSVGLDFIDSAPLRLVFAAEVSAPADAVYRALAEDVPGWPAWFTAVTAARPTEGGAGREIRLKGGGALRETIVAAEPGERYAYRVDEANAPGVRALLEEWRLTPAGTGTRVRWTFAADGAAPFRVALRLGRPGLGRAFRTAVRNLDRRLADPAA